The genome window CCGGGGAATGCCCCGAGTCCCATCAACGTTGAGGTAACAGGTATGTTGAGGGTTTTCGCGAATAGTCTCAACGCATGTGAGGCATTGCCGCGGATTACGCCACCTCCGGTAATAAGGAGAGGCTTCCTGGCCTTAGTGATCAGGTCGAGGATTTCCGGACACTTCTTTTCCCACGAATTGTATGTATTATCGGGGGCGCTCAGGGGATATGATAATTCCCCCCCGTTTGTAACTGACTGGATAACGTCCTTGGGTAGATCAACCAATACCGGTCCGGGACGTCCTGTGCGGGCAATATGAAATGCCTCTTTAATGGTTGCCCCTAATTCCTCAACCCGCCTGACCAGAAAATTACGCTTCGTACATGGCATTGTAATGCCGGTGATATCAACTTCCTGAAAAGCGGTACTGCCGATCATTGTTGTCGGGACCTGTCCGGTAAAGACGACAACCGGGATGGAATCCATGCGGGCATTAGCAATACCGGTTACTGTATTGGTAGCCCCCGGCCCCGAGGTCACTAAACAAACACCAACCTTGCCGGAGACCCTCGCATACCCGTCGGCGGCATGTATAGCGCCCTGTTCGTGCCGTACCAGGATATGCTTGATGTCCTGCCTTGTCATCTCATCATAAATATCCATCACGTTACCACCTGGATAACCGAAGATGGTATCCACGTTCTCCTGTTTTAAGGTCTTAAAAAAGATTTGTGATCCTGTTAATTCCATACTTTCATATCCTCCCCGTTTTTCCCTGAGCGGCGGACAAGCCGGAATGAGATTCTGTCATTGAATTTTTACAACAAAAAAACCGTTACCAGGGGCTGGTAACGGTTTTTAAATCCTTAAAAGGCATGTCAAACGCAAGCCATCAACCAGCTCCCTTGCGGAAGGGAATAAGTACCCCTGTAATTATTACTACGAGATTGCCGGTATAGGTTACATCGTTTAAACAATGCATATCAAATTATCCTCTCTTTAAGGAGAATCTCTCGTAACAGGTTCCGCGAACGTTGTCAAGTAAATTTTAAAGATGGTGTCAAGCCAAATTAAGCATTCGGCTATCAGCGGTCAGCTTTCAGCTTCTTCCTGACCAGTAACAGGTAAATTTGCCTTGCACATGAGACAGTTTTTTGATAGCCTTGTTCCCGCAACAGTAATCGTGTTTTCTTGTCATGAATTGTATTTCTTGAGGGGGAAACGGGGAAAATAAATATTTTAAGGAGGAGTAAGTTATGGATCTTAAAGGTAGAGTTGTTGTAATAACAGGAGCGGGCAGAGGTCTTGGGAGAGAACATGCACTGCTATTTGCTAAAAAAGGGGCAAAGGTAGTGGTAAACGATCTCGGTGGAAGTTTTGACGGAACAGGGGCAAGCAAGACCCCGGCCCAGGAAGTGGTGGATGAGATTAAGGCCCTGGGAGGAGAGGCCGTTGCAAATTACGACAGTGTTGCTGATTTTCAGGGGGCGAAGAGGATCATTCAGTGTGCCGTTGATACTTTTGGAAAATTGAATATCCTGGTCAATAACGCCGGCATCTTGAGAGACAGAATGACCTTCAGTATGAGTGAAGCGGACTGGGATGCAGTCATTGCCGTTCACCTCAAGGGCACCTTTAATTGTTCCCATCATGCATGTGTATACTGGAGAGAGCAGCACAAGGCGGGAAATATCCTCAATGGCAGGATAATAAGCACTACTTCTGACGCCGGTCTGCTTGGGAACGTAGGGCAACTGAACTATGGGGGAGCGAAGGCTGCTATTGCTGCCATGACTATCATTATGGACCAGGAGATGAAGAGATACGGCGTAACCTGTAACGCTATTGCCCCCCTGGCGAGGACAAGATTGACAACGGAGGCCACGCCGTCAACCGCCGCTATTATGGGAAAGCCACAGGAAGGTAAGTTTGATGCCCTTGGACCGCAGAATGTTTCTCCCGTAGTGGTCTATCTGGCCAGTGAAGAGGCAGGTGATATCCACGGGGAGGTCTTCAGAGTTGGAGGAGGAAACGTTTGGGTCATGAGAGGTTGGACTTCGATGAAGAGAATTTCCAAGGCGGGCGAATGGGATTTAGATGAACTGGGGAAAAAGATAAAAAGTGATTTGCTGGCAGGTCTGGCGCCCAAGGAACAGATGGAAACTATCTTCGGGGAAATGTCAAAAATGGCTTAACAATTCCCCAAAGACTGGTGTCTCTGGAAAAGATGGGCAACGAGAAGTTAAATTTGCCCATGAGGAGGCATACTTATATAGGGTTAAAGTTTAAAACAGATGAACAAACGAGAGTTACCCTACAGGTCGGTCCTGTTTGTCTGTGATGTAAACACCTGCAGGAGTCAGATGGCAGAGGCTATATTCAAGAAAATGCTCAAAGACCGGCATGTAGATACAGAAATTGAGGTTAACTCCGGAGGGATAGCTCCTCATGCCCGTAACGGAGCCCTTGTATCTCTTGATGCAAGACTTTCCTTGAAAGAGGAGGGAATCATCCTCGACGATCAGAAATCTTCTCTGGACCTGAAAAGGCGCCCGGAATTTATCGCGGGGGCGGATTTGCTGATTACCATGACTAAGCAGCAAAAGGAATGGATAGGCAGCTACCCCGAAGCTAAAGGCAAGGAATTATGGACCTTGAAAGAATTTGTTGGCAGCAATGGCGATATAGAAGACCCTTCAGGGAAAGGGGATGAGATTTACAGACAGGGCAAAGAGGAGATAAAGAGGTGCCTCACCCTGGCGATTGATAAAATCATCGCATGAAGGATAATCAAAGAGCGGCTCACCCGTCTGGTGTTAATTTGTAGGGGACAGGTTTGAAACCTGCCCCCTACTGCCGGATTCCGTAAGGAAGCGGAGCAATGGAACAGAAGAGAATAGTCATGGATGCAGCGGGCATTGACAGATCCCTTACCAGGATTGCTCACGAGATCCTCGAAAAAAATAAAGGCACAGAGGAACTGATCCTCATCGGGATCAGGACGGGCGGAGTTTTTCTGGCGGAAAGGCTGCAGAAGAAGATTGCAAAGATAGAAGGGGTTGAAATCCCCCTGGGCATCCTGGATATTACCATGTACAGGGACGATTTACTCTCCACCAATAGAAAGCCAAAGATAGGAAAGACAGACATCCCCTTTTCCCTGGAGAAGAGGAAGGTGATTCTTGTGGACGATGTCCTCTTTACCGGCAGGACGATAAGGGCTGCCATGGATGCCCTGATAGATTTCGGTAGACCTAAACTCATCCAGCTTGCGGTGCTTATTGACAGGGGCCATCGTGAACTTCCCATCAGGGCGGATTTTGTGGGTAAGGACCTGCCGTCGTCTTTATGGGAAGCCGTCAGCGTGAACCTCACAGAGAAGAGCGGCAGGGATGAGGTGGTAATTGAAGAAAGTGGTCAGGGGTCAGGGGTCAATAACTAACCGATAATAGATAACTTGGAACTTATTTGAGCTCCTTTCCATGAAGCTATCAAAGAAAGACCTTTTAGGAATCAGAGACCTTACCGTTGAGGAAATTAATCTCATTTTGGAGACGGCGGAATCCTTTATCGAGGTATCTACAAGAGACATCAAAAAGGTTCCTACCTTAAGGGGTAAAACCGTGATCAATCTGTTTCTTGAGGCCAGTACGAGGACAAGAACATCCTTCGAGATCGCCGGAAAGAGGTTGAGCGCCGACACGATCAACATCTCATCAACGACAAGCAGCATCGTCAAGGGGGAAACCCTTATTGATACGGCGAGGAACCTGGAGGCCATGAATCCGGATGTAATCGTCATCCGGCATAGCGCCGCCGGCGCGCCACAAATATTGGCCAGGATTATGAAGCAGCCAATTATCAATGCCGGTGACGGGGCACATGAACACCCGACCCAGGCATTGTTGGATCTGATGACCATCAGGGCAAAAAAGGGAAAGGTCGCCGGTCTCAAGGTAGCCATTGTCGGTGATATTGCCCACAGTCGGGTGGCCCGCTCCAACATTTACGGTCTTACCAAGATGGGCGCCCATGTCACCGTGGCCGGTCCCGCCACAATGATGCCACGCTATATTGACCGGATGGGGGTGACTGTTTGCTACCGTTTGGAAGAGGCCATAAGAGATGCCGATATCATCATGATGCTCCGGATACAGACCGAAAGGCAGCAGGAAAACCTCTTCCCATCCCTGCGGGAGTATGCGAATTATTTCTGTCTTAACGGCGAGAATATCAAGTTGGCGAAGGACGATGTCCTGGTCATGCACCCGGGACCGATCAACAGGGGGGTGGAAATCGCCCCCGAGATCGCCGATGGCCCCTACTCGGTGATCCTTGACCAGGTAACTAACGGTGTTGCTGTGAGGATGGCGCTTCTCTACCTGTTGACAGGAGGTAAATAATGGATAGGCTCTTGCTGCGGGGCGGAAGAATTATTGACCCTTCCCAGAATATTGACGGTGAGATGGACCTCCTTATAGAAGGCGGAAAAATCGCTGCGATAGGGAAAGATATTTACCGGTCCGGCGTGGATTCCCCAAAGACATCCGTGGCAGACTTTAAGATCCTTGACCTTCTGGGAATGGTAGTGGCGCCCGGATTAATTGATATGCACACCCACCTGCGGGAACCCGGATTTGAGTATAGGGAGACGATCCGGACAGGGAGCGAAGCTGCCTCCCATGGGGGATTTACCTCTGTTGCCTGTATGCCCAACACAAGACCGGTCAACGATAACCGTTCGGT of Syntrophales bacterium contains these proteins:
- the pyrR gene encoding bifunctional pyr operon transcriptional regulator/uracil phosphoribosyltransferase PyrR, with product MEQKRIVMDAAGIDRSLTRIAHEILEKNKGTEELILIGIRTGGVFLAERLQKKIAKIEGVEIPLGILDITMYRDDLLSTNRKPKIGKTDIPFSLEKRKVILVDDVLFTGRTIRAAMDALIDFGRPKLIQLAVLIDRGHRELPIRADFVGKDLPSSLWEAVSVNLTEKSGRDEVVIEESGQGSGVNN
- a CDS encoding aspartate carbamoyltransferase catalytic subunit produces the protein MKLSKKDLLGIRDLTVEEINLILETAESFIEVSTRDIKKVPTLRGKTVINLFLEASTRTRTSFEIAGKRLSADTINISSTTSSIVKGETLIDTARNLEAMNPDVIVIRHSAAGAPQILARIMKQPIINAGDGAHEHPTQALLDLMTIRAKKGKVAGLKVAIVGDIAHSRVARSNIYGLTKMGAHVTVAGPATMMPRYIDRMGVTVCYRLEEAIRDADIIMMLRIQTERQQENLFPSLREYANYFCLNGENIKLAKDDVLVMHPGPINRGVEIAPEIADGPYSVILDQVTNGVAVRMALLYLLTGGK
- a CDS encoding SDR family oxidoreductase gives rise to the protein MDLKGRVVVITGAGRGLGREHALLFAKKGAKVVVNDLGGSFDGTGASKTPAQEVVDEIKALGGEAVANYDSVADFQGAKRIIQCAVDTFGKLNILVNNAGILRDRMTFSMSEADWDAVIAVHLKGTFNCSHHACVYWREQHKAGNILNGRIISTTSDAGLLGNVGQLNYGGAKAAIAAMTIIMDQEMKRYGVTCNAIAPLARTRLTTEATPSTAAIMGKPQEGKFDALGPQNVSPVVVYLASEEAGDIHGEVFRVGGGNVWVMRGWTSMKRISKAGEWDLDELGKKIKSDLLAGLAPKEQMETIFGEMSKMA